A window of Paraburkholderia megapolitana genomic DNA:
CCGCGGTCGCAAATAGCTCGTTGACCTGCTGGTTATTCGCCGCTTCGGCCGAATAACCGAACGTGCCGTGGTCGCGTATCTCGTGTGCGGCGCGCAAGAACGCGCCGAGCGCCGCACGGGCTAGCGAGCCGCCCACGCTGACCCGCTTTACGCCAAGTGCTGCCAGTTCGTCCACGCTGAAAAGGCCGCCTTGCAGTCCCATCAGCACGTTGACCGGCCGCTTGAGTGCCGCCGTGACTGCCGCGATGTCGTCACGCGTCTTCAGTCCCGGCGCGTACAGCACGTCGGCACCGGCTTCCTGATACGCGTGCAAACGGCGAATCGTGTCGTCGAGATTGGGTCGGCCGACCAGATAGTTTTCGGCGCGCGCCGTCAGCGTGAACGGAAACGGCAGACTGCGTGCCGCTTCGACGGCCGCGCGCACGCGCTCGACCGCGAGATCGTGCGCGTACAGCGGGTCATCGGGACGGCCGGTCGAGTCTTCGATCGATCCGCCCACTACGCCCGCGGCTGCCGCGCGACGAATCGTTTCGGCGGCATCTTCGGGGCGGTCGCCGAAACCGTTCTCGAGATCCGCGCTGACCGGCAAGTCGGTGGCCGCGACGATCTCGGCCAGATGCACCATCATCTGGTCGCGGCCGACCGCGTTGTCCGGCAAGCCGCGTGAAAATGCGTAGCCGGCGCTGCTGGTTGCGAGCGCCTTGAAGCCGGCAAGCGCGAGTAGTCGCGCGCTGCCGATGTCCCATGGGTTCGGAATGACGAATGCGCCCGCGGCCTGATGAGCGGCCGCGAAGTCCTGCGCCTTTTCTGCCTGCGATTTCATCTGGAGTCCGTGATCGAGGGGGTTGGTTGCGCTGGCGGCACCACGCGGCTCTCGCGCACACCGCCGCCACTGAAAACAGGCGAGCACCCTGCCCGCCTGCGACGCACAACGCCGCGTCAGGTCTCGAGTTTCGCGTCCATCGTAATGGTCGCTTTCAGTACTTTCGATACCGGGCAATTGGCCTTCGCACTGGCGGTCGCCTTCTCGAACGCGGCCTGGTCGCCACCCGGAATCTTCACCGCGACGTCGAGGTGCACCGCGGTAATCGCAAAGCCGCCGTCGACTTTATCGAGCGTGAGCGTCGCGGTCGTGCCGATGCGCTCGGGCTTGATACCGGCCTGGCCGAGTTCCGCCGACAGCGCCATCGAAAAGCACCCTGCATGGGCCGCTGCGATCAGTTCCTCGGGGTTCGTGCCGATGCCGTTTTCGAAACGTGTCGCAAACGAATACTGGGTGTCCTTGAGGACGCCGCTGTCGGTGGAAATCGCTCCCTTGCCGTCCTGCAGGCCGCCTTGCCAGACCGCCGATGCCTTGCGCTTCATCTCGCTTCTCCAGTAGGAACCGTGCCTGCACGGCGACGCGTTGTCTCGATGCCTGCCGCAGCGGCCACGCCCTGATTGCGCGGACCGGCATCGATCGCGTGACGCTGCGCACAACAGGGCGCGGGCGTGGACCGAACTTCATCATAGGCCGTTCTTAATGCAGCGTTGTGACTGCGGCACTGCCGGGCGAATCGGCCATTGATGCAATTCACGCAAGAATCTATATCCGGATCTCCGCTTTTTGCGGCTTGCCTTACCAAATACACTCGCCGCAACAGATCTGGCAACGGCGCAACGTCATTCGCCCCGGTCTGATCAACAATCGATCGTCGGAGGTCACCATGAAATCGTTTATTCCTGCAGCTCTTCTCGTCGCCGCTGCGCTCGCAGTGCCCGCTGTGTCGTTCGCGCAGCAATCCGACAGCACGGTCACGCGCGCGCAGGTTCGCGCCGAACTCGTATCGGCACAACAGGCAGGTCTGCTGAGCCAGCCCGATCCGGTCTATCCGCGTAACGCCGCGAACGTTCAGACGGTTGCCTCGGTCGCGCCGCAAGGGACGCGGCAGTTGGCAGCGTGGCGGTGAGCCGGTCGCAATGGGGCGTGCGTACGGCGCCTGATCAAGGGATCTTTGCGACGTATCGTGGCCAGTGAGCGTGGACAATAAGCGCGGGTAGTAAGCCGCGCCTGTAGCAGCAGCCAGCGACATGCATATGAACGAGGGGATGCAACAGAACACGTTGCATCCCCTCGTCACATCTGCGCCGGCGTAAAGGCGTCGGCACATAAACCCGCCGCAATCACCCCGCGGCAGTTTCGGCCTGCACAGGGTGCCCCGCCGCGCGGACCATCTGGTCCTCGTGATGCATCAGGTTCATCGCAGTGTGAACGAGCGCCACATGCGAAAACGCCTGCGGAAAATTACCGACGAGCCGGCCCGCGACCGGATCGTATTCCTCCGCCAGCAAGCCGAGATCGTTCGACAGCGCCAGCAGGCGCCGGAACAACCGATGCGCATCGTCGATGCGACCGAGCAACGCGAGATTGTCGACAAGCCAGAAGCTACACGCGAGGAACGTGCCTTCTCCAGGCGGTAGCCCGTCGTCGTATTCGGTCGTGCGGTAGCGCAGCACGAGGCCATCGTGCAGCAGCTCGCGCTCGACCGCCGCGACGGTGCTCGCGATGCGCGGGTCCGACGGCGGCAGAAAGCCGACAATCGGCAACATCAGGATGCTCGCGTCGAGTTCGTCGCTGCCATAGCTCTGCGTAAACGCCTGCTTGGCCGGACTCCAGCCCTTCTCGCACACATCCGCGTGAATCCCGTCGCGCAGCGCGCGCCAGCGTTCGAGCGGTCCAGGCAAGCCGAATTTCTCCGCGGATTTCAGCGCGCAGTCGAACGCGACCCACGCCATCACCTTCGAGAACGTGAAATGCCGGCGCCCGCCGCGCGTCTCCCAGATCCCCTCATCCGGTTCGCGCCAGATCGTTTCGAGGTGTGCGAGTAGCGAGCACTCAACCGACCACACCGTGTCGTCGGCCTGCAGACCGCCGACGCGCGCAACGTGGAGCGCACCCATCACCTCGCCGAACACGTCGAGTTGCAGCTGGTTCGCGGCTCCATTGCCGACCCGCACCGGCTTCGATTCCTCATAGCCAGGCAACCAGTCGAGTTCGATCTCGGGCAAGCGGCGCTCGCCGGCTATGCCGTACATGATCTGGATCTGCTCGGGCGAGCCGGCCATGACACGACCGAGCCAGCTGCGCCACGCGCGCGCCTCGTCGTAGTGGCCGCCGCGCATGAGCGCGAGCAGCGTGATCGTCGCGTCGCGCAGCCAGCAATAGCGGTAGTCCCAGTTGCGCGTGCCGCCGATGTGTTCGGGCAGCGACGTGGTCGGCGCGGCGACGATCCCGCCGGTCGGTTCGTAGGTGAGCGCCTTCAACGTGATCAGCGAACGTCGTACCGCGGATGCGTAGCGGCCCTGCACCTGGCAGCGCGCCGACCATTCGAGCCAGTAGTTCTCGGTGAGCGCGAGTAACGACAGCGGATCGCGCGCAGGCGGCACACGCAGATGCGACGCGGAGTAAGCGAGCGCGAACGGCACGCGTTCATCCGCGTGGACCGTGAACTCCGCGACTGTCGCGCGCAGGTTTTCGCCGGACAGCAGCACCGGTGTGCGCAACACCACGGTATCGGGACCCGCAGTCGCCTTCATGCCGGCCTCGCGCGACAGCTGTGTCACCCACGGGATCGAGCAGCCGTAGTCGAAGCGCAATACGAGTTCCGTGCGCATCTTCATCGCGCCGCGCCTGCCCACGACAATCCGCACGAGCTCCGACCATCCGTTATCGGGCGGCATGAAGTCGATCACCGTGACCGCGCCGTCGGCACTTTCGTAGTCGGTTTCGAGAATCAGCGTGTCGCCACGGTAGCGTCGCGTCGTCGCTGTCACGTTTGCATCTTCGGCCGGCGCGAGTAGCCAGCGGCCGTGTTCGGGCGTACCGACGAGCGCGGCAAAACATGCGCCGGAGTCGAAACGAGGCCAGCAGAGCCAGTCGACCGAACCGTCGCGCGAGATCAGCGCTGCGGTATGGCCGTCGCCGACGAGGGCGTAGTCTTCGATGAGGTTAGCCATGAAAATTTTTGTTTGTAGCTCGGGAGGCGCGAACGATCACAGTCCCGCGTAACGGCGCAATATCTTGCCGACGACACTGAATGCGTTGGAAATAGCCGGAATATCGTGATTGAAGAACAGGAACCCGTGAGGCAAACCGGACAATCGTTGCACCAGGGTTTCGACGCCCGCGGCCGCCAGCTTCAGCGCATAGGCTTCGCCATCGTCGCGCAGGGAATCGTATTCCGCTGTCAGTACGATCGCGGGCGCGAGCGACCGATGTGATTCCGCCAGCACGGGAGAAACATCCGGATTAGCGATGTCTGCGGTTCCGAGGCCGTACTGGGCACACATGAACTGTGCGCTCTCGAGCGTAATGTCCGGCCACTTCGCCTCACGTATCAAAGGTGAAGTCAGACGCATGTCGGTGGGGGATAGATCAGGCATTGAAACAGCGGCTGCGACTCGTTTCTCGCCGCGCGGCGCAAAACCACTGCCGCGGCCAGGTTGGCTCCTGCGCTCTCTCCGCCCAGTGCGATCGACGCCGGGTCGCATCCGAGCTCGCGCGCATGACTTACTGCCCAGGAAAAGGCCGTGTCGCAATCATCCAGTCCAGCTGGGAAGCGATGCTCCGGCGCGAGCCGGTAACCGACCGCCAGCAGCGGGTAGCCCGATTTCTTCGAGATCCACGCGCACATCGCATCGTGCGTATCGAGGTCGCCCTGAAACCAGCCGCCACCGTGGATAAAGACGAGCAGCCGGTTGCTCAACGCGTTGTCCGGGCGATAAAGACGAACCGGGACGTCCCCAGCGTGAAAGTCTTGCGTCGCTACGCCATCGGGACGCGGAAAGGTATCTCCCAGCGCACGCATCCAGGCACGAACCTGGGGTATGACTTCTGGCGTTAGCGGTACGGGCGGCGTCGCATCGAGCAACGCTGCCAGGTCGGGATCTAGGGGCATTCCGTCTCCTTGTCCATTTTTAGAAGTGAACCCGATCGATATGTTGCACGAAATGGTATCGATGTCATTTTAAGAAGTCAAGGCCAGACTGAAGGCTCACCGTTGCAATGATGCGTCGATAAACTCCCTGTTTCCCGCTATTGTCAAACTAGGCAAAGCATGGTCTGATGCCTGCACGCAAATTTATCGAACATCCAGCGAGAGAATTGATATCGATGTCATACGCCATACCCGAGGATAAAAGCATGCAACCGCCGGCACTAGCCAGCTGGGTCAGTCAGGAAGCGCAATCGCACTTTGCAGCGAATGTGGCCGGAATCGTCGCGCCACCGGGCGACATTGAGTCGACTCGCGCGCACTACGACACGATCAATCACGCTCGCGTCGAACTCGCAAAACAGCTCTTCCCCACCAGCGTGGAACGACAGGTGCTGAACGGTGTGCCTGTCGATGTCGTATCGCCTCTCGGGCAACCCGATAACGGGCATCGCCTGATCTGCCTGCATGGCGGCGCGTTTATGTGGGGCAGCGGCGATGGCGCTTTGGTGGAAGCCATACCCGTCGCTGCCGTATCCGGCTGCACGGTTATCGCAGTGGACTATCGACTGGCGCCCGAGCACCTGTTTCCTGCCGCAACGGATGATGTTGTCGCGTGCTATCGAGCTCTTCTGGCGGATCGACCTGCGACCCGCATCGCCCTTTACGGTAGTTCGGCCGGCGCGATGCTGAGCGCCCAGGTCATCGCACGACTCATTGCGGACGGCACGCCCCTACCCGGCGCGGTGGCCATGCTGCATGGAGCCGGCCTGGATCTGGACGGTGACTCAATGGCCGTCGCCCCCTGGCTGAACGGCATGGCGGCGCAGGGCGTCTCTGTGCCCCGCCCTGTACTGCCCTACCTCGCAGGCACGCATCCTGGCGACCCGCTAGTTACTCCCGGCGAGCGTCGGGCCGTATTCGAACACTTTCCTCCGAGCCTGCTCGTCACCGGTACGCGCGACTTTGCGGCGAGCTCGGTGTTCACGATGCATCGTCGGTTGCATATGGCGGGCGTGCCTGCGGAGCTGGTTGTATTCGACGGCCTGTGGCACACGCATCACGTCGATACCGGGTTACCGGAGTCGCGCGAGGTGTTTGAGCTGCTTGCGCGCTTTTTTGCCACGCATCTGAAGTAGCCCGCTACCCGATCGTCGAGGCTCGCACGGCCAGTTCGACCGGCAGCGGCCCCGGCACCTCGGACTCGCGATTGTTGATGAGGCTCAACACAACTTCGACGAGCGCGCGTCCGGCAAGCGCCCAATCCTGCCGGATGGAAGTAAGCGGTGGAATATTGCTCAAGGCAATCGAGCTGTCGTCGTAGCCGACAACCGCGACATCGCCAGGGATCGCAACTCCACGCGCGGACAACGCGTCACACGCGCCGGCA
This region includes:
- a CDS encoding isocitrate lyase/PEP mutase family protein codes for the protein MKSQAEKAQDFAAAHQAAGAFVIPNPWDIGSARLLALAGFKALATSSAGYAFSRGLPDNAVGRDQMMVHLAEIVAATDLPVSADLENGFGDRPEDAAETIRRAAAAGVVGGSIEDSTGRPDDPLYAHDLAVERVRAAVEAARSLPFPFTLTARAENYLVGRPNLDDTIRRLHAYQEAGADVLYAPGLKTRDDIAAVTAALKRPVNVLMGLQGGLFSVDELAALGVKRVSVGGSLARAALGAFLRAAHEIRDHGTFGYSAEAANNQQVNELFATAAGTWPAP
- a CDS encoding OsmC family protein — its product is MKRKASAVWQGGLQDGKGAISTDSGVLKDTQYSFATRFENGIGTNPEELIAAAHAGCFSMALSAELGQAGIKPERIGTTATLTLDKVDGGFAITAVHLDVAVKIPGGDQAAFEKATASAKANCPVSKVLKATITMDAKLET
- a CDS encoding glycoside hydrolase family 15 protein, with translation MANLIEDYALVGDGHTAALISRDGSVDWLCWPRFDSGACFAALVGTPEHGRWLLAPAEDANVTATTRRYRGDTLILETDYESADGAVTVIDFMPPDNGWSELVRIVVGRRGAMKMRTELVLRFDYGCSIPWVTQLSREAGMKATAGPDTVVLRTPVLLSGENLRATVAEFTVHADERVPFALAYSASHLRVPPARDPLSLLALTENYWLEWSARCQVQGRYASAVRRSLITLKALTYEPTGGIVAAPTTSLPEHIGGTRNWDYRYCWLRDATITLLALMRGGHYDEARAWRSWLGRVMAGSPEQIQIMYGIAGERRLPEIELDWLPGYEESKPVRVGNGAANQLQLDVFGEVMGALHVARVGGLQADDTVWSVECSLLAHLETIWREPDEGIWETRGGRRHFTFSKVMAWVAFDCALKSAEKFGLPGPLERWRALRDGIHADVCEKGWSPAKQAFTQSYGSDELDASILMLPIVGFLPPSDPRIASTVAAVERELLHDGLVLRYRTTEYDDGLPPGEGTFLACSFWLVDNLALLGRIDDAHRLFRRLLALSNDLGLLAEEYDPVAGRLVGNFPQAFSHVALVHTAMNLMHHEDQMVRAAGHPVQAETAAG
- a CDS encoding alpha/beta hydrolase fold domain-containing protein, with translation MPDLSPTDMRLTSPLIREAKWPDITLESAQFMCAQYGLGTADIANPDVSPVLAESHRSLAPAIVLTAEYDSLRDDGEAYALKLAAAGVETLVQRLSGLPHGFLFFNHDIPAISNAFSVVGKILRRYAGL
- a CDS encoding alpha/beta hydrolase is translated as MPLDPDLAALLDATPPVPLTPEVIPQVRAWMRALGDTFPRPDGVATQDFHAGDVPVRLYRPDNALSNRLLVFIHGGGWFQGDLDTHDAMCAWISKKSGYPLLAVGYRLAPEHRFPAGLDDCDTAFSWAVSHARELGCDPASIALGGESAGANLAAAVVLRRAARNESQPLFQCLIYPPPTCV
- a CDS encoding alpha/beta hydrolase, with the translated sequence MQPPALASWVSQEAQSHFAANVAGIVAPPGDIESTRAHYDTINHARVELAKQLFPTSVERQVLNGVPVDVVSPLGQPDNGHRLICLHGGAFMWGSGDGALVEAIPVAAVSGCTVIAVDYRLAPEHLFPAATDDVVACYRALLADRPATRIALYGSSAGAMLSAQVIARLIADGTPLPGAVAMLHGAGLDLDGDSMAVAPWLNGMAAQGVSVPRPVLPYLAGTHPGDPLVTPGERRAVFEHFPPSLLVTGTRDFAASSVFTMHRRLHMAGVPAELVVFDGLWHTHHVDTGLPESREVFELLARFFATHLK